The following proteins are co-located in the Carassius gibelio isolate Cgi1373 ecotype wild population from Czech Republic chromosome A21, carGib1.2-hapl.c, whole genome shotgun sequence genome:
- the LOC127941826 gene encoding tubulin-specific chaperone A: protein MADPRIRQIKIKTGVVKRLVKDEMLYIKEAKQQEEKIERLKAEAGDEYVIKKQLEVLQEAKMMIPDCHRRLAVAHADLEQLLETEEELAEMEEYKEARTVLDSVKLEG from the exons ATGGCGGATCCAAGAATACGGCAAATAAAAATCAAGACCGGTGTGGTTAAACG tttggTCAAAGATGAGATGTTGTACATAAAGGAGGCAAAGCAGCAGGAAGAGAAGATTGAGCGTCTCAAGGCAGAGGCAGGAGACGAGTATGTAATCAAGAAACAG CTGGAGGTGTTGCAAGAGGCAAAAATGATGATCCCTGACTGCCATCGTCGTTTAGCCGTGGCCCACGCTGACCTGGAACAACTGTTG gagACAGAAGAGGAACTGGCTGAAATGGAAGAATACAAGGAGGCCAGAACTGTTTTAGATTCAGTCAAGCTGGAAGGATGA